A section of the Citrus sinensis cultivar Valencia sweet orange chromosome 8, DVS_A1.0, whole genome shotgun sequence genome encodes:
- the LOC112498156 gene encoding probable inactive receptor kinase At2g26730 — protein sequence MNALFAFKAMFNDPFLIQNWTGIHCFKDFPSQWYGIQCDINSAHVTGIVLEDMRLNGEIKSDAFADIPELIVINFKNNIISGNFMNFSSNHKLKDIDLSGNKFYGEISRSLLSLKFLESLQLQNNNLTGPVPEFNQSSLKVFNVSNNNLSGSIPKTQTLQLFRSYSYSNNPYLCGEDRNLVFIEDEQPAGFKLNDLLKAPAEGLGKGIFGNSYKALLEGRAPVVVKRLRDLKPLITEEFRKQLLVIADQKHPNLLPLLAYYFSNDEKLLVYKFAGNGNLFNRIHGGKSSKNRIPFRCRSRLLVARGVARALEYLHHKDKSRTQSAVIHGNLKSTNILLDDNEMVLVSDYGFSSLVAQPIAAQRMISYKSPEYQSSKKISRKSDVWSFGCLLLELLTGRISTHSAPQGINGADLCSWVLRAVREEWTAEIFDSEISVQRSAAHGMLKLLQVAIQCCNKSPEKRPEMAEVVSELEIIKVTESTEEEEDFWLDQSLTDESLSISTVASASERP from the exons ATGAATGCTCTATTTGCTTTCAAGGCTATGTTTAATGAtccatttttaattcaaaactggACAGGCATTCATTGCTTCAAGGATTTTCCTTCACAGTGGTATGGCATTCAATGTGACATCAACAGCGCTCATGTTACTGGAATAGTGTTAGAAGATATGCGCCTGAATGGTGAAATAAAGTCGGATGCGTTCGCGGACATTCCCGAACTGATAGTCATTAACTTCAAGAACAACATAATATCAggaaattttatgaatttctcGTCAAATCACAAGTTGAAGGATATTGATCTTTCGGGCAATAAGTTCTATGGGGAGATTTCAAGATCACTATtgagtcttaaatttttagagtCATTACAGcttcaaaataacaatttgACAGGTCCAGTCCCGGAGTTTAATCAGTCTAGCTTGAAAGTTTTCAATGTCTCAAACAACAATCTCAGTGGCTCCATCCCAAAAACTCAAACTCTCCAGTTATTTAGAAGCTATTCCTATTCTAATAATCCTTACTTATGCG GAGAAGACAGGAATCTCGTATTCATTGAGGATGAACAGCCTGCGGGGTTCAAATTGAATGATCTTTTGAAAGCTCCAGCTGAAGGATTAGGAAAGGGGATTTTCGGAAATAGTTACAAAGCTTTACTTGAAGGCAGAGCACCTGTTGTTGTTAAGCGCCTACGAGACTTGAAACCACTAATCACTGAAGAATTCAGAAAGCAACTGCTTGTTATTGCTGATCAAAAGCATCCCAATTTGCTACCACTTCTAGCTTACTACTTTTCCAACGATGAGAAATTGCTTGTCTACAAATTCGCTGGAAATGGAAACCTCTTTAACCGCATTCACG GTGGGAAATCAAGTAAGAATCGGATTCCATTTCGATGTAGGTCAAGATTATTGGTGGCTAGAGGTGTAGCACGAGCCTTGGAATATCTTCACCACAAAGATAAGAGCAGGACACAAAGTGCAGTCATTCACGGCAATCTAAAATCAACCAACATTCTTCTCGATGATAATGAAATGGTTCTTGTTTCAGATTATGGCTTTTCTTCATTAGTGGCACAACCCATTGCAGCTCAACGAATGATCTCATACAAATCTCCCGAATACCAATCTTCGAAAAAGATTTCGAGAAAATCTGATGTCTGGAGTTTCGGATGCCTTCTTTTAGAACTATTGACGGGAAGAATCTCGACACACTCAGCTCCACAGGGAATCAACGGTGCAGATCTTTGTAGTTGGGTTCTTCGAGCGGTAAGAGAAGAGTGGACGGCTGAGATATTTGACTCCGAGATATCTGTGCAGAGAAGTGCTGCTCATGGGATGCTTAAACTACTACAAGTTGCAATACAATGCTGCAATAAGTCACCGGAGAAGAGACCTGAGATGGCGGAGGTTGTGAGTGAGCTGGAGATTATAAAGGTGACTGAATCAacagaagaggaagaagattTTTGGTTGGATCAGTCGTTAACAGATGAATCTCTGTCTATCAGTACGGTCGCGTCTGCCTCGGAAAGGCCTTga